In one Nocardia tengchongensis genomic region, the following are encoded:
- a CDS encoding NfeD family protein has protein sequence MAAIVWLVAGILLAAAEMLTGSLVLIMLGVAALITAGVNGLTGSSVLVDAVVFAATSIALLVLVRPFLLRRYAIPPPHQTGVDALPGRTAKVLETVDEHGGRVKIGGEVWSARPEAPEESYPVGSTVYVVKIDGAHAVVMKGP, from the coding sequence GTGGCCGCAATAGTTTGGCTGGTCGCGGGGATCCTGCTCGCAGCCGCCGAGATGCTCACGGGCAGTCTCGTGCTGATCATGCTGGGTGTCGCCGCGCTCATCACCGCGGGTGTGAACGGTCTCACCGGCTCGTCGGTGCTGGTGGACGCGGTCGTGTTCGCTGCCACCTCGATCGCCCTGCTGGTGTTGGTGCGCCCATTCCTGTTGCGGCGCTACGCGATTCCGCCGCCGCATCAGACCGGGGTGGACGCGTTGCCCGGCCGGACCGCGAAGGTGCTCGAAACGGTCGACGAGCACGGAGGTCGCGTGAAAATCGGCGGAGAGGTGTGGAGTGCGCGTCCGGAAGCCCCGGAGGAGTCCTACCCCGTCGGTTCGACCGTATACGTCGTCAAGATCGACGGCGCCCACGCCGTCGTCATGAAAGGGCCGTGA
- a CDS encoding VOC family protein produces the protein MGIRLNVIGIVVADLGASLAFYRRLGVEFAEGAETAPHVDAELGGGVKLMLDTEETVRSFRPDWVAVPGAGRIGLACDCGDPGGVDAKFSELVEAGYRVELKPFDAFWGQRYATVLDPDGHGVDLYAASV, from the coding sequence ATGGGTATTCGACTGAATGTGATCGGGATCGTGGTGGCGGATTTGGGGGCTTCGCTGGCGTTCTATCGGCGGCTCGGGGTGGAGTTCGCGGAGGGGGCGGAGACGGCGCCGCATGTGGACGCGGAGTTGGGTGGGGGTGTGAAGTTGATGCTCGATACCGAGGAGACTGTGCGATCGTTCCGGCCGGATTGGGTGGCGGTGCCAGGGGCTGGGCGGATCGGGCTGGCTTGTGATTGTGGGGATCCGGGTGGGGTGGATGCCAAGTTCTCGGAGTTGGTCGAGGCTGGGTATCGGGTGGAGTTGAAGCCGTTCGATGCGTTTTGGGGGCAGCGGTATGCGACTGTTTTGGATCCTGATGGGCATGGGGTGGATCTGTACGCGGCTTCTGTGTGA
- a CDS encoding HNH endonuclease signature motif containing protein, whose amino-acid sequence MAAAVSTLSETIQNSTMTQFSDEDVVALMQQLEACKRQLAALDTRLIIEAGERSLHARSGAGKMVPFLRHTLGLSRYDAALRVKVTHHCGEFFEPSGHLRPAVLPVMAEAFAAGDISRDHVRNIMEVMDHLPTDIPAEARAEAEQILVGYSRDGWPDDLPKIGRDILARLDPDGKVVSDADRRRRRGITLCRPGVDGMSRIEGWITPELRACLDAVFAKLARPGMCNVDDAESPTASGGFIAGSVLDAAARRDRRDAGQRTHDAMLALVQPGVNMRALGMHRGLPVEVVLTMSLSDLENGTGVATTNTGTQVSINEALKMAEGTHPVIAVLDGDGMPLYLQRSRRTANRAQRLALIARDKGCTRPGCEQPASMCAAHHVNDWAKGGPTDINNLSLACDHCHALINDGPDGWKTVVMGKDSPHRGRTGWIAPKSLDPTGTPRVNDRHHVGQSIAAAIDSSSRKWRSRAA is encoded by the coding sequence TTGGCGGCCGCGGTGTCGACCCTGAGCGAAACCATCCAGAACTCCACGATGACTCAGTTCTCCGATGAGGATGTCGTGGCGTTGATGCAGCAGCTCGAAGCCTGTAAAAGGCAACTGGCCGCATTGGATACGCGCCTGATCATCGAAGCCGGCGAGCGTTCGTTGCATGCGCGTTCGGGCGCGGGGAAGATGGTGCCGTTCCTGCGGCACACCCTCGGACTCTCACGCTACGACGCGGCGCTCCGGGTGAAGGTGACCCACCACTGCGGGGAGTTCTTCGAACCGAGCGGACACCTGCGACCGGCTGTTCTGCCCGTAATGGCGGAGGCGTTTGCGGCCGGCGATATCTCGCGGGATCACGTGCGCAACATCATGGAGGTGATGGACCACCTCCCGACCGACATCCCCGCCGAAGCACGCGCGGAAGCCGAACAGATCCTCGTCGGCTACTCGCGTGACGGCTGGCCCGATGACCTGCCCAAGATCGGGCGCGACATCCTCGCCCGCCTCGATCCGGATGGGAAGGTTGTTTCCGATGCCGACCGTCGCCGTCGGCGCGGCATCACCCTGTGCCGCCCAGGCGTGGACGGTATGTCCCGGATCGAAGGATGGATCACTCCCGAGCTGCGGGCGTGCCTGGATGCGGTGTTCGCCAAGCTCGCCCGGCCCGGCATGTGCAACGTTGATGACGCTGAAAGCCCGACCGCGTCTGGTGGGTTCATCGCCGGCAGTGTCCTCGATGCTGCCGCGCGCCGGGATCGGCGTGATGCTGGGCAGCGCACCCACGATGCCATGCTCGCCCTGGTGCAGCCGGGTGTGAACATGCGCGCGCTCGGGATGCACCGGGGTTTGCCGGTCGAGGTTGTTCTCACGATGAGCCTGTCCGATCTGGAGAACGGGACCGGGGTGGCGACCACCAACACCGGCACCCAGGTCTCGATCAACGAGGCGCTGAAGATGGCTGAGGGAACCCACCCGGTGATCGCGGTCCTCGACGGCGACGGGATGCCGCTGTACCTGCAGCGGTCCCGCCGCACCGCGAACCGGGCCCAACGCCTCGCATTGATTGCCCGCGACAAGGGATGTACCCGCCCGGGGTGTGAACAACCCGCCTCGATGTGCGCCGCCCACCACGTGAATGACTGGGCCAAAGGCGGACCCACCGATATCAACAACCTGTCCTTGGCGTGCGATCACTGCCACGCGCTCATCAACGATGGGCCCGATGGCTGGAAAACCGTTGTCATGGGTAAAGACTCACCCCATCGCGGGCGCACCGGGTGGATTGCACCGAAGAGTCTTGACCCCACCGGAACTCCGCGCGTGAACGATCGCCATCACGTCGGGCAGTCGATCGCCGCTGCAATCGATTCCAGTTCACGAAAGTGGCGCTCACGGGCTGCGTGA
- a CDS encoding helix-turn-helix transcriptional regulator produces the protein MTEIHVPRGYRERPSSIGGAVIWCRDGVSDSDLPVLPDGSMDLLWIDGKLSVAGPDTRAYRPEPGFADRIAGIRFYPGTAPALLGVPAHELRDARVDLADLWSPADLRSASDLIGAASSPAAGLASIARWRAAEVDAVDPVVRFIVKSLRSGSSVAATAEELQTGPRRLHRISLAAFGYGPKTLARVLRMQRALALARGGMGLADVAVAAGYSDQAHMSRDIREYSGMSPMKLLG, from the coding sequence ATGACGGAAATCCATGTGCCACGAGGCTATCGGGAACGGCCGTCGAGTATCGGCGGCGCAGTGATCTGGTGTCGCGACGGCGTCTCGGACTCCGATCTGCCGGTGCTGCCGGACGGCAGCATGGACCTGTTGTGGATCGACGGCAAGCTGTCGGTGGCCGGCCCGGACACTCGCGCCTACCGTCCGGAACCCGGATTCGCTGACCGCATCGCCGGGATCCGGTTCTACCCGGGCACCGCTCCGGCACTCCTCGGGGTGCCCGCACACGAACTCCGTGACGCCAGGGTCGATCTCGCCGACCTATGGTCGCCCGCAGACTTGCGTTCTGCTTCCGACCTGATCGGTGCGGCATCGAGTCCGGCTGCGGGGCTGGCGTCGATCGCGCGGTGGCGTGCGGCCGAAGTCGACGCCGTGGACCCGGTGGTCCGCTTTATCGTGAAGTCGCTCCGGTCGGGGAGCTCTGTCGCGGCGACGGCCGAGGAACTGCAGACGGGGCCGCGCCGACTGCATCGAATATCCCTAGCGGCGTTCGGGTATGGGCCCAAGACTCTGGCGCGGGTGTTGCGGATGCAGCGGGCGCTGGCATTGGCGCGGGGCGGGATGGGGCTGGCTGATGTGGCGGTCGCTGCCGGATATTCGGACCAAGCGCATATGAGCCGAGATATTCGAGAATATTCCGGGATGTCGCCGATGAAACTGCTTGGGTAG
- a CDS encoding pyridoxamine 5'-phosphate oxidase family protein — MTSWNQFAAAAPRIATIFTRRHAATGNLCMLATLRKDGSPRISPLEPRVFEGELWLVGMPGTTKFADLARDPRFCLHTATVDTQVSDGDVKLFGTVRDVQDPELQRRWAEDLFEESGFDLRGRKFEPFYAVELTGASSVEIVDGHLEVTVWKPGQSEHVVEVSDSPDPATA, encoded by the coding sequence ATGACGTCTTGGAACCAGTTCGCCGCTGCCGCACCGCGTATTGCGACCATCTTCACGCGTCGTCACGCCGCCACCGGCAACCTCTGCATGCTCGCCACACTGCGCAAGGACGGGTCACCGCGCATCAGCCCCCTCGAACCGCGCGTTTTCGAGGGCGAACTGTGGCTCGTGGGCATGCCGGGCACCACGAAGTTCGCCGACCTGGCCCGCGACCCGCGCTTCTGCCTGCACACGGCCACGGTGGACACGCAGGTCAGCGACGGCGACGTCAAGCTGTTCGGCACCGTCCGCGACGTGCAGGACCCGGAGCTACAGCGCCGCTGGGCGGAGGACCTGTTCGAGGAGAGCGGGTTCGACCTGCGCGGCCGCAAGTTCGAGCCGTTCTACGCGGTCGAGCTGACTGGGGCGTCGTCGGTGGAGATCGTCGACGGCCACCTGGAAGTGACGGTCTGGAAGCCGGGACAGAGCGAGCACGTCGTAGAGGTCTCCGACAGCCCGGACCCCGCGACGGCATAA
- a CDS encoding serine protease: MSLSRRLTVLAAALIGCTLPAAAPAHAVVGGTEAKAADPPWLAAVGTPLFFPRASGQFCGGALIAPDRVLTAAHCVQLAQLLPQALTVTFDRSDLTSPDGTTVAVTDVHLHPDFHTDTVDGVDVFHHDLAILTLAHPQNRATVPIAAPQGDTATVLGWGGIAAGDLLNTVLREATVPIVSDTDCAAAYPGAFDATDMVCAGSTTADTGEFDSGGPLLIDGKLVGITSWARGTALAGYPTVYARIPASF, from the coding sequence ATGTCGCTCTCCCGCCGGCTGACCGTGCTCGCGGCCGCGCTCATCGGCTGCACCCTGCCCGCCGCCGCCCCCGCTCACGCCGTGGTCGGCGGCACCGAGGCCAAGGCCGCGGACCCGCCCTGGCTGGCCGCGGTCGGCACTCCGCTGTTCTTCCCCCGCGCCTCCGGCCAGTTCTGCGGTGGCGCGCTCATCGCGCCGGACCGGGTGCTCACGGCCGCACATTGCGTGCAGCTGGCTCAACTGCTGCCGCAAGCGCTCACCGTCACCTTCGATCGCAGCGACCTGACCTCACCCGACGGCACCACGGTTGCTGTCACCGACGTACACCTGCACCCCGACTTCCACACCGACACCGTCGACGGAGTCGATGTCTTTCACCACGATCTGGCCATCCTGACCCTCGCGCACCCGCAGAACCGCGCGACCGTCCCCATCGCCGCACCGCAAGGCGACACCGCCACCGTGCTCGGCTGGGGCGGCATCGCCGCCGGTGACCTCCTCAACACGGTGCTGCGGGAGGCCACCGTCCCGATCGTGTCCGACACCGACTGCGCCGCCGCCTATCCGGGGGCCTTCGACGCCACCGACATGGTGTGCGCCGGCTCCACCACGGCCGACACCGGCGAATTCGACAGCGGCGGACCACTGCTCATCGACGGCAAGCTGGTCGGCATCACCTCATGGGCGCGTGGGACCGCACTGGCCGGGTATCCAACCGTCTACGCACGGATACCCGCGTCCTTCTGA
- a CDS encoding alpha/beta hydrolase translates to MLGVAVIVVGIVVAIVLGVLATGVVAYLVAGPALFLGAGLVVAVGVCFLLSRWGFRLSGVRRATSCAAGLTAAVGVAIVALAAMTILDPFPVQPKADAPKDVQYWELPTGSRIAYVHAAATAGPVRKPPVIFVHGGPGTPGEGIPTGGAELAARGFDVYAYDQVGAGRSTRLGDVTEYTVQRQVDDLEAIRNQLGAEQLILVGRSWGGSLTAQYIAAHPDNVAKAVFVAPGAIWPSAFPDGVGEPWNAMNPAQQARYDELMDNSRILALSLLMGVNPEAAHAFVPDAEADSWMHEVALTGRDGASCSHDITAPPHDNLQGFYVNQMTTKDFASITDPRPALRNARVPALVMAAQCDFLHWPVSREYRDTLPNATLVDIQGAGHAVSTDQPQLFAQLLETFLDDQPLPVPAYTSMDPPPGRWTN, encoded by the coding sequence GTGCTGGGTGTGGCGGTCATCGTGGTCGGGATCGTCGTGGCGATCGTCCTCGGAGTGCTCGCGACTGGCGTGGTGGCGTACCTCGTGGCCGGCCCGGCGCTTTTCCTCGGCGCCGGCCTGGTGGTCGCGGTCGGCGTGTGCTTCTTGCTGAGCAGGTGGGGATTCCGGTTGTCAGGAGTGCGGCGGGCGACGTCGTGTGCGGCCGGGCTGACCGCCGCGGTCGGCGTGGCGATCGTCGCGCTGGCGGCCATGACGATCCTCGACCCCTTCCCCGTCCAGCCGAAAGCCGATGCGCCGAAGGACGTCCAGTACTGGGAGCTGCCCACCGGGTCCCGTATCGCCTACGTCCATGCGGCCGCCACAGCGGGCCCGGTGCGGAAGCCGCCGGTGATCTTCGTCCATGGCGGCCCGGGGACCCCGGGTGAGGGAATCCCGACCGGCGGCGCCGAACTCGCGGCCCGCGGATTCGACGTCTACGCCTACGACCAGGTGGGTGCGGGCCGCTCGACCCGGCTCGGCGATGTCACCGAGTACACCGTGCAACGCCAGGTCGACGATCTCGAAGCGATCCGGAACCAGCTCGGCGCAGAGCAACTCATCCTCGTCGGACGGTCCTGGGGCGGCTCGCTGACCGCGCAGTACATCGCGGCCCACCCGGATAATGTCGCGAAGGCCGTGTTCGTCGCGCCCGGCGCGATCTGGCCGTCGGCCTTTCCCGACGGGGTCGGTGAGCCGTGGAATGCGATGAATCCTGCGCAGCAGGCCCGCTACGACGAACTGATGGACAACTCGCGCATCCTGGCCCTGTCGTTGCTGATGGGCGTGAACCCCGAAGCCGCGCACGCGTTCGTCCCGGACGCCGAGGCCGACTCCTGGATGCACGAGGTGGCCCTGACCGGCCGCGACGGGGCCTCGTGCTCGCACGACATCACCGCGCCGCCGCACGACAACCTTCAGGGCTTCTACGTGAATCAGATGACGACAAAGGATTTCGCGTCCATCACCGATCCCCGGCCGGCGCTGCGGAACGCGCGGGTTCCGGCCCTGGTGATGGCGGCGCAATGCGACTTCCTGCACTGGCCGGTCAGCCGCGAATACCGCGACACCCTGCCCAACGCGACGCTCGTCGACATTCAGGGTGCGGGCCATGCGGTCTCGACCGACCAGCCTCAGCTGTTCGCGCAACTGCTCGAGACCTTCCTCGACGATCAGCCGCTTCCGGTGCCCGCCTACACCTCCATGGACCCGCCGCCTGGGCGCTGGACCAACTGA
- a CDS encoding FAD-binding oxidoreductase translates to MAIDRRNLLRATGLGLGLAALGPVTGCVPAEPRAETPAGQVDWAGLRQRLAGPLHLPADSGYGTAKLAYNPIFDTRTPAAVAQAANASDVQACVNAAASARIRVAARSGGHSYGGYSTPDNGLVVDLGAMNGVEVKPDGTAIIGAGARLMDVYSALAKAGRCLPAGSCPTVGIAGLTLGGGIGVLTGKYGLTCDNLISAQVVTADGTVRTASATSEPDLFWALRGGGGGNFGIVTSFTFKTVAAPQLAVFQVRFPAGSLTEVLGAWQSFTASAPDEFWSTLGISAGSPPTCRINGCYVGSESNMNALVDKLVAATRTQPANRYSLSKDYLSAMMYFGGCANYSVEQCRPDWNGGGVLGRESFTASSRILTKPLSDPSRLTALLTGRTGMDILLDSLSGAPARIGPKDTAFPYRGALATAQIYVGATTPEARAAVNDMRDGLGKLTGNTAFVNYIDPGLSDWASAYYGDNASRLRGIAKHYDPSGVFTFDQSASKV, encoded by the coding sequence ATGGCGATCGATAGGCGGAATCTGTTGCGCGCGACCGGGCTCGGTCTCGGGCTGGCCGCGCTGGGTCCGGTCACCGGTTGTGTGCCGGCCGAGCCTCGTGCTGAAACACCTGCGGGCCAGGTGGATTGGGCAGGGCTACGGCAACGGCTCGCGGGGCCGTTGCATCTGCCGGCCGATTCCGGTTACGGGACAGCCAAACTGGCCTACAACCCCATATTCGACACCCGCACGCCCGCCGCTGTCGCGCAGGCCGCGAACGCCTCCGATGTGCAGGCCTGCGTGAACGCCGCGGCGAGCGCGCGGATCCGGGTCGCCGCGCGCAGCGGCGGGCACAGCTACGGCGGCTATTCGACACCGGACAATGGCCTGGTCGTCGACCTCGGGGCGATGAACGGTGTCGAGGTGAAACCGGACGGGACCGCGATCATCGGTGCGGGCGCCCGACTGATGGACGTGTACTCCGCTCTGGCGAAGGCCGGTCGCTGCCTGCCCGCGGGTTCCTGCCCGACGGTGGGGATCGCCGGCCTGACCCTCGGCGGCGGTATCGGCGTGCTGACCGGCAAGTACGGATTGACGTGCGACAACCTGATTTCGGCGCAGGTCGTCACCGCCGACGGGACGGTGCGCACGGCCTCGGCGACCTCCGAACCCGACCTGTTCTGGGCGCTGCGCGGTGGCGGCGGCGGAAACTTCGGCATCGTCACCTCCTTCACCTTCAAGACGGTCGCGGCGCCCCAACTGGCCGTGTTCCAGGTGCGATTCCCGGCCGGGTCGCTGACCGAGGTGCTCGGGGCCTGGCAGTCGTTCACCGCTTCCGCACCGGACGAATTCTGGTCTACCCTCGGCATTTCCGCCGGGAGCCCGCCGACGTGCCGGATCAATGGCTGCTATGTCGGATCCGAAAGCAATATGAATGCTCTGGTCGACAAGTTGGTCGCGGCCACCAGGACGCAACCGGCCAACCGGTATTCGCTATCCAAGGATTACCTATCGGCGATGATGTATTTCGGTGGCTGCGCGAATTATTCGGTGGAGCAGTGCCGGCCGGACTGGAATGGCGGGGGAGTGCTCGGCCGAGAGTCGTTCACCGCCTCCTCGCGCATACTGACGAAACCGTTGTCGGACCCGAGCCGCCTGACCGCATTGCTCACCGGGCGAACCGGTATGGATATTCTGCTGGACAGCCTGTCCGGCGCACCGGCGCGAATCGGCCCGAAAGACACGGCCTTCCCGTATCGAGGAGCATTGGCCACCGCGCAGATTTATGTCGGCGCCACGACTCCGGAAGCGCGGGCGGCGGTGAACGACATGCGCGACGGCCTCGGCAAGCTGACGGGGAATACGGCCTTCGTGAACTACATCGATCCCGGCCTGTCCGATTGGGCGAGCGCCTATTACGGCGACAACGCGTCCCGTCTGCGCGGTATCGCGAAACATTACGACCCGTCGGGCGTCTTCACCTTCGACCAATCGGCGTCGAAGGTCTGA
- a CDS encoding TetR/AcrR family transcriptional regulator: protein MVSGLPPNKHQEKSLRTRALLLDAAIDSLAEVGYASASIADITARAGVTRGAQLHHFHTRQELFAQTIEHLTQRQAEALQRRERTLPGESSPGAVLVELVTAPFAGKLGKAAVELYVGIANDKELRRNMLRVQHDLTAELLAACGRRLDVSRDRLEAAFWLTINLVRGATLDEMVGRDRLRRKQVLSDWARLADGMLT from the coding sequence GTGGTATCCGGTCTACCCCCGAACAAGCATCAGGAGAAGAGTCTCCGCACCCGAGCCCTGCTGCTCGACGCCGCCATCGACAGCCTGGCCGAGGTCGGGTACGCGAGCGCCTCCATCGCCGATATCACCGCCCGGGCCGGGGTGACCCGCGGCGCGCAACTGCACCACTTCCACACCCGCCAGGAATTGTTCGCCCAGACCATCGAACACCTGACGCAGCGGCAGGCCGAGGCGCTGCAGCGGCGGGAGCGGACGCTGCCGGGGGAGTCGTCGCCGGGGGCGGTCCTGGTCGAGTTGGTGACCGCGCCGTTCGCGGGCAAGCTCGGCAAGGCGGCGGTGGAGTTGTATGTCGGCATCGCCAACGACAAGGAACTGCGTCGCAACATGCTGCGCGTGCAGCACGACCTGACCGCCGAACTCCTCGCCGCGTGCGGCCGCCGCCTCGACGTGTCCCGGGACCGTCTCGAAGCCGCCTTCTGGCTCACCATCAATCTGGTCCGCGGCGCGACGCTCGACGAGATGGTGGGCCGAGATCGTTTGCGTCGCAAGCAGGTTCTGTCGGACTGGGCGCGCCTCGCCGACGGCATGCTGACGTAA
- a CDS encoding acyl-CoA dehydrogenase family protein: MPVDRLLPTSEARDLIELTRDIADKVLEPIVAEYEKQERYPDEAFRALGAAGLLSLPYPEEFGGGGQPYEVYLQVLEELGARWAAVAVAVSVHSLSCHPLFAYGTDEQKQRWLPEMLSGNLIGAYSLSESHAGSDAAALRCRATETEGGYRITGTKAWITNGGKADYYTLFARTGEGSRGISSFLVPADTEGLTFGKPEEKMGLRAVPTTTAAYDDAFLPAERLIGAPGQGLSIAFSALDSGRLGIAAVATGIAQRALDDAVAYAKQREAFGRAIIDHQGLGFVLADMAAAVDSARATYLDAARRRDAGLPYSRQASVAKLVATDAAMKVTTDAVQVFGGYGYTQDFPVERYMREAKITQIFEGTNQIQRLVIARSLATD; encoded by the coding sequence ATGCCCGTCGATCGCCTGCTGCCCACGTCCGAAGCCCGCGACCTCATCGAGCTCACCCGCGATATCGCGGACAAGGTGCTCGAGCCGATCGTCGCCGAGTACGAGAAGCAGGAGCGCTATCCCGACGAAGCGTTCCGGGCGCTCGGCGCGGCGGGGCTGCTGAGCCTGCCGTATCCCGAGGAGTTCGGCGGCGGCGGTCAGCCTTACGAGGTGTACCTCCAGGTGCTCGAGGAGCTGGGCGCGCGATGGGCCGCGGTCGCGGTCGCGGTGAGCGTGCACAGCCTGTCGTGCCATCCGCTGTTCGCCTACGGTACCGACGAGCAGAAGCAGCGGTGGCTGCCGGAGATGCTGTCGGGCAACCTCATCGGCGCCTACAGCCTCTCGGAGTCGCATGCCGGGTCCGACGCGGCCGCACTGCGCTGCCGGGCCACCGAGACCGAGGGCGGCTACCGGATCACCGGCACCAAGGCGTGGATCACCAACGGCGGCAAGGCCGACTACTACACGCTGTTCGCCCGCACCGGTGAAGGCTCGCGCGGCATCTCCAGCTTCCTGGTGCCCGCCGACACCGAGGGCCTGACCTTCGGCAAGCCAGAGGAGAAGATGGGCCTGCGTGCGGTCCCCACCACGACCGCCGCCTACGACGACGCGTTCCTGCCCGCCGAACGCCTGATCGGCGCACCGGGCCAGGGCCTTTCGATCGCCTTCAGCGCCCTGGACTCCGGCCGGCTCGGCATCGCCGCCGTGGCCACCGGCATCGCCCAGCGCGCCCTCGACGACGCCGTCGCCTACGCCAAGCAGCGAGAAGCCTTCGGCCGCGCCATCATCGACCATCAGGGCCTGGGCTTCGTTCTCGCCGACATGGCCGCCGCCGTGGACTCCGCCCGCGCCACCTACCTCGACGCCGCCCGCCGCCGCGACGCCGGCCTCCCCTACTCCCGCCAGGCCAGCGTGGCCAAGCTGGTGGCCACCGACGCCGCCATGAAGGTCACCACCGACGCCGTACAGGTCTTCGGCGGCTACGGCTACACCCAGGACTTCCCCGTCGAGCGCTACATGCGCGAAGCCAAGATCACCCAGATCTTCGAGGGCACCAACCAGATTCAGCGCCTGGTCATCGCGCGGTCGCTCGCCACCGACTGA
- the msrA gene encoding peptide-methionine (S)-S-oxide reductase MsrA, translated as MTDTQKAILAGGCFWGMQDLIRRQPGVLDTRVGYTGGRNDNPTYRNHPGHAEAVEIVYDPAQTDYRALLEFFFQIHDPSTKDRQGNDIGSSYRSAIFYLDDEQKRVAEDTIADVDASRLWPGKVVTEVTPASAFWDAEPEHQDYLVRYPTGYTCHFPRPGWKLPKREATA; from the coding sequence GTGACCGACACGCAGAAGGCAATCCTGGCCGGCGGGTGTTTCTGGGGCATGCAGGACTTGATCCGGCGGCAGCCGGGCGTGCTCGACACCCGGGTGGGCTACACGGGCGGGCGCAACGACAACCCGACCTATCGCAATCACCCCGGGCACGCCGAAGCCGTCGAGATCGTCTACGACCCGGCGCAGACCGATTACCGTGCGCTGCTGGAGTTCTTCTTCCAGATCCACGATCCGAGCACCAAGGATCGGCAGGGCAACGACATCGGCTCGAGCTACCGCTCCGCCATCTTCTACCTCGATGACGAGCAGAAGCGGGTCGCCGAGGACACCATCGCCGACGTGGACGCCTCGCGCCTGTGGCCGGGCAAGGTGGTCACCGAGGTGACCCCGGCGAGCGCGTTCTGGGACGCCGAGCCCGAGCACCAGGACTACCTGGTCCGCTACCCGACCGGCTACACCTGCCACTTCCCGCGCCCGGGCTGGAAGCTGCCCAAGCGCGAGGCCACGGCGTAA
- the msrB gene encoding peptide-methionine (R)-S-oxide reductase MsrB — MAREYNRNPAAVAALSPEQYSVTQENGTERAFTGEYWDNHEPGIYVDVVSGEPLFASTDKFDSGSGWPSFTKPLDAANVAEKRDVSHFMIRTEVRSVHGNSHLGHVFTDGPRDAGGLRYCINSASLRFVHLDDLEAEGYGQYKALFTKEEA; from the coding sequence GTGGCACGGGAGTACAACCGGAATCCGGCGGCGGTGGCGGCACTGTCGCCCGAGCAGTATTCGGTCACCCAGGAGAACGGCACCGAGCGCGCGTTCACCGGCGAGTACTGGGACAACCATGAGCCTGGTATCTATGTGGATGTGGTGTCCGGGGAGCCGTTGTTCGCGTCGACGGACAAGTTCGACAGCGGATCGGGGTGGCCGAGTTTCACCAAGCCGCTCGACGCGGCGAATGTGGCCGAGAAGCGCGACGTCAGCCATTTCATGATTCGCACCGAGGTGCGGTCGGTGCACGGCAACAGCCATCTGGGGCACGTGTTCACCGACGGGCCGCGCGACGCTGGCGGGCTGCGCTACTGCATCAACTCGGCGTCGCTGCGGTTCGTGCACCTCGACGATCTCGAGGCCGAGGGTTACGGGCAGTACAAGGCACTGTTCACGAAGGAGGAAGCGTGA
- a CDS encoding DUF1345 domain-containing protein gives MSAPGNDADDDQVPAWARRTAGESRWAATAAVIGILLVQYLLPPEYSAGPNWVVPIVGFALLIILVIANPVRLDREDDRLRQFSLMLMAVLGFGMVWSVAHLVMSLINGTSANNAAGLLGSGAAVWLSNVLVFALWYWDFDRGGPAARAHARQRYPDFLWVQMQNPALAEPDWEPQFPDYLYLSFTNATAFSPTDVMPMTRWAKLLMMVQSGISLVTVTLVVARAVNVLH, from the coding sequence GTGAGCGCACCCGGGAACGATGCCGATGACGATCAGGTGCCCGCGTGGGCGCGGCGCACGGCCGGGGAATCGCGCTGGGCGGCCACCGCGGCCGTCATCGGGATCCTGCTGGTGCAGTACCTCCTGCCGCCCGAATACTCGGCCGGGCCCAACTGGGTCGTGCCGATCGTCGGGTTCGCACTGCTGATCATCCTGGTGATCGCCAACCCGGTACGACTCGACCGCGAGGACGACCGGTTGCGGCAGTTCAGCCTGATGCTGATGGCGGTGCTCGGCTTCGGGATGGTGTGGTCGGTGGCCCATCTGGTGATGTCGCTGATCAACGGCACCTCCGCGAACAACGCCGCGGGCCTGCTCGGCTCCGGCGCCGCGGTCTGGCTGTCCAATGTGCTGGTCTTCGCGCTCTGGTACTGGGATTTCGACCGGGGCGGTCCGGCGGCGCGCGCCCACGCTCGCCAGCGGTATCCGGACTTCCTGTGGGTTCAGATGCAGAATCCGGCCCTTGCCGAGCCCGACTGGGAACCGCAATTTCCGGATTATCTGTATCTGTCGTTCACCAACGCGACCGCCTTCAGCCCCACCGACGTGATGCCCATGACCCGCTGGGCCAAGCTCCTCATGATGGTGCAGTCCGGGATTTCGCTCGTCACCGTGACCCTGGTCGTCGCCCGCGCGGTGAATGTCCTGCATTGA